One window from the genome of Gemmatimonadota bacterium encodes:
- a CDS encoding 6-carboxytetrahydropterin synthase: MAIAYLTRKVSFAAGHRYHRPEWSEARNRRVFGACSNPHGHGHNYLLEVTVRGEVDGETGFAVDLGALDALLREAVLEPLDRQHLNHVVDAFAPGGAIPTCENVLVYLWPRIARGLPAGARLHRLRLHEDPTLYVDYFGGGKGAPEPSAGAGGAA; the protein is encoded by the coding sequence CACCCGCAAGGTCTCGTTCGCGGCGGGGCATCGCTACCACCGCCCGGAATGGAGCGAGGCGCGCAACCGTCGCGTGTTCGGCGCGTGCAGCAACCCCCACGGCCACGGGCACAACTACCTGCTCGAGGTGACGGTGCGAGGCGAGGTGGACGGGGAGACGGGGTTTGCCGTGGATCTGGGCGCGCTGGATGCGCTGCTGCGCGAGGCTGTGCTCGAGCCGCTGGATCGTCAGCACCTGAACCACGTGGTCGATGCGTTCGCGCCCGGCGGGGCGATCCCGACCTGTGAGAATGTGCTGGTCTACCTGTGGCCGCGCATCGCACGCGGGCTTCCGGCGGGCGCCCGGCTGCACCGCTTGCGACTGCACGAGGACCCGACCTTGTATGTGGACTACTTTGGCGGCGGGAAGGGCGCGCCGGAGCCGTCGGCCGGCGCGGGGGGCGCGGCATGA
- a CDS encoding Rieske 2Fe-2S domain-containing protein: protein MSEQEAVLKTQDLGPGEMRQVNVRGQRLLVANVGQTYYAVSGRCPRDGTDLASVGRLKGHLLICPTDDAVYDLRSGEAVAPPGAAALARYAIKVEQNLVKVGPRLESE, encoded by the coding sequence ATGAGCGAGCAAGAAGCGGTACTCAAGACGCAGGACCTGGGGCCTGGCGAGATGCGGCAGGTCAACGTGCGCGGCCAGCGGCTGCTGGTGGCCAACGTGGGTCAGACGTATTACGCGGTCTCGGGCCGGTGCCCGCGCGATGGAACGGACCTCGCCAGTGTAGGGCGGCTCAAGGGACACCTGCTGATCTGCCCCACCGACGATGCGGTGTACGACCTGCGCAGCGGTGAGGCGGTCGCGCCGCCCGGCGCCGCAGCTCTGGCGCGCTACGCCATCAAGGTCGAGCAGAACCTGGTGAAGGTCGGTCCTCGGCTGGAGAGCGAGTAG